Genomic DNA from Streptomyces sp. NBC_01571:
GGGTGGAGCGGGTCAGCTGGGGTTCATGTCCGGCCTAGGCCGCGACCCTCGCCACGAGGAAACGCAGCCGCTCATCCACCGTGTCCCAGGCATCGCCGGTGAGGTCGTCCAGTGCGGCGGCGGCAGTGAGGATGAGCTGGCCGAGGCGCGCCTCCACGTCCTCCCAAGTGTGCGTGATCTCAGCCACCTCACCGCGCGGGCCGGTGCCCAGCGCGCCGTACACGGCGGTGGCGATGGCGCCCATGTCGCCGCTGATCGCGAGGACCTAGAGGAACCGGGTGTCCCCGGCCGCCGTGATCTCCTCCTCCACGCGGCCCTGGAGCTGCGGCTCCACCACGGTCGCGCCATCCCCGCTCACGGTGTCCAGGGCGACCATGGCCGTCACGATGACGTCCGCGAGTTCCTTCGCCACGTCCCCCAGTCGTGGGACGCACCCTTGCGCGGGTTGGCGCCGAGCGCCCCGTGAAGGGGCCTCCGCGACCTCCCCCAGTTCCTCAGAAATCTTGAGCACGCGCAGGAGCCGCGCGTCCTGCACCGACGTCGGGGCCGCGTCCGCGTCGAGCCACTTCCGCAGCCGCGTCACGTGGTCCCAGGTGTCAACCTTCATGCCGTCCTCCTCGGGTGGATTCTGCAGCGGGGTCAGAACAGCTCCAGCGCCGCGGCTTCCACGGCGGCCGGGTCGGTCACGTCCAGCGGCGCCCTGGCGTTGAGCGCCAGGGCGACCGTCAGGGCGGAGTGGTCGGTGAGCCGGTCCTCGTCGGTCCGCGGCTCGTGCACGTACCGGCAGTCGGCCAGGCACCCGGCGAGGGGGCCGGAGACGTGGGCGAGGGTGGCGGAGACGCCGTCGCCGGAGCCGTTGACCACCAGGACGGCGGCCTCGTCGAAGCCGCTGGGGTGGAAGGCGGAGGCGGCGTGCGCGAGGTGGTGCTCGACCAGGGTGACCTGCCGGGTCCGGTGGTGGCCGAACAGGGCGGGCGCGAGGAGTTCGGCGATCAGCTCGGCGTCCGCGCAGATGTCGCTCGGCGTAGGCCAGGCCGGGTTGAAGGCGATGGCGATCTCGTCAACGTCGGCCAGGGTGATGCTGGCCTCGGACAGGCAGTAGGCCGCGGCCACCGCGCAGGAGCGGGAGTCCTTGTGGTGCTTGCGGCGGGAGAAGCGCTCCTCCTCGGCGAAGACGACCACCTTCCCGTCGATGACCAGGCAGGCGGAGGGGTGGAAGCAAAGGGGGAGGAGGGGGCGACGGTACGGGCCGATTCGGCTGGTGCCCGTCGTCCCCGATCGGCGACCGGTGTTTCCCCTCCACGATCCCTGCCACAGCAGCCTCCTCAAGGCCTGGGTTCTCCACTGCAGAAGCGGAGGCCCGCGATGCACGAGGGCGCACATGCGCCTGTACGCCTGTAGGCCTGCTGCATACAACCCAGCGACTGGGTCGCTCGTCAGCCTTCGAGCGGGCGGCCCTGTGCTGCCCGCAGGCAGGCCAGACCGGAGATCCGCGTGCGGCCAAGTGGCAGTTCGTCTTCGGTGTCGGGAGCGTGACGGGCATGGACCACACACCGCTGGTCTGGGAGGCGATGCCGATCGTGGTCCGCGAGGGAGAGCGACGCCGGCGCAGCGGATGTCGACGGACACCGACGGCCGTCAGCACGGTGTCCGAAGCCCGCGCCGCCCACTCGGCGATCTCGTCCGTGCTCCTCGCTCCCGACACGGCCGCGCAGGCACAAACGAGGAGGATCGCGGTCAGCGAGTACCAGCGGCCCCGTCTTGCGCGCGGGTCGGGCACCCAGTCCAGGAAAGGCCGCAGGTCAGCGACTTGACCGATGTCCAGCGGACCCAGCTGCACCAACACCGGCGGGAGGGGAGAAGATACAGCGGCAGGCAGGGGCTACCTCATGATCGTTGAGCTTCGACAACCCAATGATCACGAAGCCCGTGCCTGCTCTGCTCTGCACCCCAACCGGTCACGGCGCGACCAACCGCCCAACTCCGGAACTCGCCCAAGCCCTGGGGCCTGCCGATCAATAACTCTTCGGTTTTCGTGGGCTGTTGGGTCGTAGGATGCGGGGGTGTCGGAGGGGACGAAGGCAGAGCTGGTGGACGTGTTGGGGCTGTTGTTGCCGCATCTCGATGAGCGGCAGCAGCGCCTGACGCTGGGCGCCGCGGCCCGCGTTCTGGGCCACGGCGGGATCCGCATGGTGGCCGGAGCGGCTGGGGTGGCGGAGTCCACGGTGTCGCGCGGGAAGCGGGAGCTGGAGCACGCGGAGGAGCCCGCTGGCCGGGTCCGGGCACCGGGCGCGGGTCGGAAGCCCTTGCGGGAGGCCGATCCGGGGCTGGTGCCCGCGTTGCTGGCGCTGGTCGAGCCGGACCAGCGCGGCGACCCGGAATC
This window encodes:
- a CDS encoding MazG-like family protein, coding for MKVDTWDHVTRLRKWLDADAAPTSVQDARLLRVLKISEELGEVAEAPSRGARRQPAQGCVPRLGDVAKELADVIVTAMVALDTVSGDGATVVEPQLQGRVEEEITAAGDTRFL
- a CDS encoding carbamoyltransferase N-terminal domain-containing protein; amino-acid sequence: MVVFAEEERFSRRKHHKDSRSCAVAAAYCLSEASITLADVDEIAIAFNPAWPTPSDICADAELIAELLAPALFGHHRTRQVTLVEHHLAHAASAFHPSGFDEAAVLVVNGSGDGVSATLAHVSGPLAGCLADCRYVHEPRTDEDRLTDHSALTVALALNARAPLDVTDPAAVEAAALELF